CAGTTGAGGGTCCTCGCCGGCCAGGGGGAGCCGCCGTCCCGGTGCCGCCATCGCCTGCGCCATCGCCCTGCTCCGTTCGGTTGTGTCTTGCAACGATCCTGGCAGAAGGATGGTTGCAAGGCGCAACGATGTCAAGGGCCGTGACGTCGCGTGGACCATGAAGGTGAAGTCCGGGTACTCACCTTCGAACCTCCGATGGCAGCGGGGCTAGCTGATCGTTGTTGTGTTTCCAACGGTTTGTTGCCAGCTTAGGATCGGACCTTCAGCCGAAAGAGGAGCGCACATGCCACAGGCTTACCGAATCCACGGCCGGGTGTCGTCTGAAGGGTCGCTAAAGTTGGAGAACCTGCCGTTCGAGCCGGGGGCATCGGTGGAAGTGGTGGTTCGCGCCCAAGAGCGTCATCCCGCTGACGAGCGGTATCCTCTGCGGGGTACTCCGGTCGTCTTTCATGATCCCACGTCTCCAGTAGCTGGGACGGACTGGCACGCTCTCCAGTGATCCTTCTCGACACCCATGTGTGGATATGGTGGGTGCACGGCGACGAGCGGCTCACTCGAGCACACCGGGACGTGATCGCGGCGCACGAGCGCATCGGCATCGGCGTGAGCGCAATCTCTTGTTGGGAGGTCGCCAAGCTGGTGCAGAACAAGCGGCTCCTTCTTCCGTGCCCTACCCTGGAGTGGCTCGAAGTGGCCCTTGGATACCCAGGTGTGCGGATCGTTGAACTCTCACCCCGGATCGCCGCTGAGTCCACGGCCTTGCCTGGAGAGTTTCACAAGGATCCCGCTGACCAGATCATTGTGGCTACTGCTCGGGTGCTCGACTGCCCACTTCTTACGGTAGACCAACTGATCGTCGCGTATCCGCACGTTCAGGTCGTGTAAGATTCCCATGTGCCGGAGGTGAGGCGTAGATCGTGCTCCGACCGGATTACCTCGACACTGCCGATGCCATTCAACGGAGATCACTCATGAACACGGCACTTCGCCCGACGTGGTCGGGCATTCGTCAACGGGTGGGCAGGCTGATGGTGCTGCTGGTGGCGGTTGTCCTGGCGGCGTGCGCGAGCAGCCCCAGAGACAGACACGCGCCCCGGCCGGTGCCGGCGACCGTGCGCGTGCAGAACCAGGCATGGACGGAGATGACCGTCTACGTGGTTGCGAGCGGCCAACGAGTTCGCCTGGGCAACGTGAACGGCAACAGCAACACGGTGCTTCGCCTTCCGGAGTCGGTCGTGGGGATGGGGCGCAGCGTTACGTTCATGGTCGATCCCCTGGGCAGCAGCCGCACCTCCAACAGCTTCGAGATCCACGTGAGGCCCGGCGAGCAGGTGACCATCACCATCCCGCCACGCGCGGGCTGAGCCTCGGTTTCCCCAGGCACGCCGACGCGCCCCGTCCAGAACAGTTGGACGGGGCGCCGTCGTTGGCGGATGAAATCGCGCCCGTCCTGCCTGACGGGCGCGCGGCCGACTACAAGCTACCCGCCGTTGGATGGCACGGAAGCAAAGCCGATGAAGTGCCCACACGGCTCGCGGACAACGATCTCGGTTGCTCCGTAGGAGGTCGTCCGGCGCGGCACGATCACCTCCGCGCCTTCCAGCGCACGATCGACCGCATCGAAGTCGGAAACCTCGATGTGGAGGTGCGTCGGACCACCAAAGGGAAACTCCTCCATCCTGGGTGCGCCCGCGACGACGCTGGAGCGCGTCTGGACCATGACCTCGACGCCGTCCTTCTGGAGCGCAACAAAGCCGAGCCGATCGTCTTCGGGTACTTCGATCGTCCGAGTGAACCCGAGCCGGTCCACCCAGAACGGAAGGCATGGCTCGATCGCATCGACGACGAGGACGGGGGTGAGCTGCTTCATGGTTGGATTCGGTTTGGGTGCGAAGGCGAAGGAGCCGAGTACGGGGATCACAACGCCCAGGAGAGCAGCGAGTCGCATGAGAGAGGCCCTCGGAGATTCGGATGGGCGCCGCCAGACGAGGGGTAATATAAATGAGACTACCTGCCCGTCAAGGGACTTGCTCGGCCGGTCGCGTCCCGGCATACTCCTGTCCATGATCCGATCCGTTGCCCCCGAGCTGACGACCCCCGACCTCGTGGTGCTGAGCCTCCTGGCCGAGGCCCCTATGCACGGATACGAACTCAATCAGGAGCTGGAGAGGCGGGAGATTCGCGATTGGGCCGGAATCTCTCGCCCGCAGGTGTACTACTCGCTCAGAAAGCTCGAGAAGGCCGCCTACATCAGCCCCCTCGCAAGCGAACAGTCCACCGCCAGGGGGCCGGATCGCAGGGTGTACGGCCCGACCCCCGAGGGGGAACGCGCGCTGGCGGATTCCCTGGCGCGAGAAGACTGGGCAATCCAGCGCACGCTCCCTCCCTTTCTCACCTGGCTGGCTCTTTCCAGTCATGCCCGGCCAGGCGAGTTGAGGCGGCAGGTGGGGCGGCGGCGCCGCTTCCTGGAAGATGAACTGGCAAAGGAGCGGAGTACGCTCCAGGCGATCCGACAGGACTCAGGCCCAATGGTCGGGGCCGCCGAGCTGCTGGTCGAACTGACGATTCGGCAATTCGAGGCCGAGCTGGAGTGGCTCGAAGCGGTAGAGCGGCGCCTGAGCTGATCTCCCGCATCACCGCGCTTCCGAAGCGTCGGCTTTTTGCTACCGCCTGTAGAGTTTTCCCGATCCGCTGATTTCTTCCACCCATCCCTCTTCCACCTGGACCGAACCATGGCACACACGAAGGCCCGGATGTTCGCGCTCGCGGCGGGGCTGCTCCTGGCCACCGCCGGCGGGCTGAACGCGCAGACGCCCGCACCCCAGGCCACCAGCCCCGTGGCCACCCCCCTCCCGGCCGCCAACCCGGCGGACGTGCAGTCGGTGGACGCCATCATCGCCGCGCTGTACGACGTGATCTCCGGCGGGGTGGGGCAGAAGCGCGACTGGAACCGCATGCGTTCGTTGTTCGTGCCCCACGCCCGCATGATGCCGGTGGGCCAGCGCCCCAACGCCGGCGTCGCCATCCGGCTGATGGAGGTGAACGACTACATCGCCACCTCGGGCCCGTACCTGGAAACCAACGGCTTCCGCGAGCGCGAGCTCGCCCGCAAGACGGAGCAGTTCGGCCACATCGTGCACGTGTGGAGCACGTACGAGGGACGCACGGAAACGGACAGCACCGTGCTGCGCGGCATCAACAGCATCCAGCTGATGAACGACGGCACGCGCTGGTGGGTGGTGGCGATCTTCTGGGAGCACGAGCGGCCCGACATGCCGCTGCCGCCGCAGTACCTGCCCGCCGCGCGGCCCTGACGCCGGGTCGGTGGATGGACCGCGGCCCGCCCCAAACTCCGGGGCGGGCCGCGTCCATTCTCACTCCCGTGCGGGAGCGAGGCCGATGCCGCGGACGAAGTCGAGCACGGCGCCGTTGAACCCCTGCGGCTCGTCGAAGATGATGGCGTGGGCCGCGTTCGGGATCACCTGCATCCGCCCGCCGGGGATGGCGCGGGCCAGCGCCGCGCCGAACTTGGGCGACGACACGGGATCGTCCTCGCCCACCAGCACCAGGGCGGGGGCGCGCACCCGCGCGGCGGCGCCGAAGGCGTCGTGGCGCTTCCCGCCCAGCCACGTCCGCATCCACCGCACCGGCCCGGCCCGCAGGTACGCCTCGGCGATCACCGGGACGAGCGATGGCGGCTCGCGCGGAACGTCCAGCGCGAACCCGATGGCCTCGTACAGCAGCCGCTTGCGCCGCCGGTCGCCCGTGGGCGCGGCCAGGACCAGGCCCGCGACGCGCCCGGGCTCGGTATCGGCCAGCTCCAGCACCGTCTGGCACGAGAGCGAGTGCCCCACGAAGGCGGCGGGGCCCAGCTGGAGCGCTTCTACGAACGCCGAAACGGCGAACGCCTGCTGGATGATGCTCAGGAAGGGCGGCCCGTCCGTGCGCCCGAAGCCGGGCAGGTCCATCGCCAGCACCCGGTAGCCCGCGGCCGCCAGCCAGGGCCCGTTCTTCATCCAGTAGTCCGCCGAGCACCCCAGCCCGTGCACCAGGACGATGGGCGGCCCCTCGCCCGCCGTGCGGTAGCGCATGGCCCAGCCCCCCGCGTGCGCGCGGTGCGTGCGCGCCCACTGCGCGGCCGCGCGGCCCAGGCGTGCCCCGTCCGTCACTCGCCCACCTCCTCGCCCGCCAGAAAGGCCAGCAGCGCCTGGTTGAAGTCGTGGGGCCGGTCCACCATGGGCACGTGATAGGCGTCGCGGAGCACCAGGAGCCGCGAATCGGGGATGGCCTGGCGCATCTGCACCCCGTGGTCCGGGGGGATGATGGTGTCGTGCTCGCCCCACACGATCAGCGTGGGATGCGCGATCTCGCCCAGCAGGGGGCGCACGTCGTCGCGCAGGATGTGGCGCAGGGCGCGCAGCACCGTCCACGGCCCGGCGGAAAGGGCGTCGCCCAGCATCACCGGAAGGAAGGTGGGATCGCCCCAGCGCCTCGGCGGCGCCACCTCGTATGCAAAGCGCATCACGTGGCGGGGCGTGAGCGGGCGGGGAAGCCCGGCCGCGTCCACCAGCGCCAGCCGCCGGACGCTTTCGCCGAAGCGCGCCGCCACGTGGATGGCGATCTGCCCGCCCATCGAATGGCCGACCAGGTGCACGGGCTCGCCCGCGGCGCCCCGCATCCACTCCGCGAGGACGGAGGCGACGGCGGGCACGTCGGGCAGCGTGTACGCAGGCACCCGGCTGCGCCCGAAGCCCACGACGTCGGGAATGTACAGGCGATAGCGTGCGGCCAGCGCGGGAATGTTGCGCGCCCACCAGCGCGACGAGCCGCTCAATCCGTGCAGCAGCACCAGTGCATCGTCGCCTGCTCCCGTTTCGGCCCAGTGGATGCGATACGGGCCGAAGTCCGCCTGGTGCGTGCGCAGGTCCAGGTCGCGCCAGCGGACGTGGCGGCCGGGAAGGGAACGCGGCGGAACGAGGGTGCGAAAGGGCAACTTCCGGCGGCTGCGGGGTAAAAGAGAGACGTGCGGCCCGGAAGCCGCGCGGCGTACCCGGACCGGAAAGCAATCCCCGGACCGGCGGCGGGCACGGCCGGTTTCGCCAGGCCCGGTGTTCCGCTATCTTGGAGGGCTGTACGCAAGCCGGAAACAAAATCCCTGGCCTTCCGCGGAAGGCCGCAACCTACATGAACCAGGAGGAACCTTGAGCCGAAACAGGGACCGCGGACAACGCGCCGCCCCGAGCCGTCCGTCTCCGCTCGACGATGCGCGCAATGAGCTGTTTGGCCACATCCATCGCTGCGGCGTCATGAAGGCTTCGCGCGAGCAGCAGCTGGAGTGGATGACGGATACGATCGAGTTTTTGGGCGAGCGCTTTCCGTCGCTCACCCCGAAGGACCTGAAGGAGCTGGAGAACATC
This Longimicrobium sp. DNA region includes the following protein-coding sequences:
- a CDS encoding type II toxin-antitoxin system VapC family toxin yields the protein MILLDTHVWIWWVHGDERLTRAHRDVIAAHERIGIGVSAISCWEVAKLVQNKRLLLPCPTLEWLEVALGYPGVRIVELSPRIAAESTALPGEFHKDPADQIIVATARVLDCPLLTVDQLIVAYPHVQVV
- a CDS encoding VOC family protein; translated protein: MKQLTPVLVVDAIEPCLPFWVDRLGFTRTIEVPEDDRLGFVALQKDGVEVMVQTRSSVVAGAPRMEEFPFGGPTHLHIEVSDFDAVDRALEGAEVIVPRRTTSYGATEIVVREPCGHFIGFASVPSNGG
- a CDS encoding PadR family transcriptional regulator, whose amino-acid sequence is MIRSVAPELTTPDLVVLSLLAEAPMHGYELNQELERREIRDWAGISRPQVYYSLRKLEKAAYISPLASEQSTARGPDRRVYGPTPEGERALADSLAREDWAIQRTLPPFLTWLALSSHARPGELRRQVGRRRRFLEDELAKERSTLQAIRQDSGPMVGAAELLVELTIRQFEAELEWLEAVERRLS
- a CDS encoding alpha/beta hydrolase: MTDGARLGRAAAQWARTHRAHAGGWAMRYRTAGEGPPIVLVHGLGCSADYWMKNGPWLAAAGYRVLAMDLPGFGRTDGPPFLSIIQQAFAVSAFVEALQLGPAAFVGHSLSCQTVLELADTEPGRVAGLVLAAPTGDRRRKRLLYEAIGFALDVPREPPSLVPVIAEAYLRAGPVRWMRTWLGGKRHDAFGAAARVRAPALVLVGEDDPVSSPKFGAALARAIPGGRMQVIPNAAHAIIFDEPQGFNGAVLDFVRGIGLAPARE
- a CDS encoding alpha/beta fold hydrolase, producing the protein MPFRTLVPPRSLPGRHVRWRDLDLRTHQADFGPYRIHWAETGAGDDALVLLHGLSGSSRWWARNIPALAARYRLYIPDVVGFGRSRVPAYTLPDVPAVASVLAEWMRGAAGEPVHLVGHSMGGQIAIHVAARFGESVRRLALVDAAGLPRPLTPRHVMRFAYEVAPPRRWGDPTFLPVMLGDALSAGPWTVLRALRHILRDDVRPLLGEIAHPTLIVWGEHDTIIPPDHGVQMRQAIPDSRLLVLRDAYHVPMVDRPHDFNQALLAFLAGEEVGE